A region from the Macrobrachium rosenbergii isolate ZJJX-2024 chromosome 32, ASM4041242v1, whole genome shotgun sequence genome encodes:
- the LOC136855583 gene encoding histamine H1 receptor-like, translating into MNLQPYSITEIDTTPFKTYDELSSNSSQKARAGSHGMIPNYGSSSSSVGSRIPSNKCTSSSSSGPCNHTTADVFPSSHHPTKGLFHPKDVSYWNPDINRPFWKLDVGAPGWNVTDHRPWNGAGNETNKHFPAGENISPVGENIAHSNVTVTDAGGFDGIDEWSTGLLAVTGISLYTLALCTAVGNALVIHAIRTEKRLQTVSNLFIMSLAAADLTVGVIVMPISAAYAMMGNWKLGLPVCQFWLAADYTASTASIFNLVILSLDRYWSITAPLRYLRRRTRRRAWVMIGASWAAAMAWLVPVLAWHHLALDGIRHQPEHVCETEFTNNVPFKAVTAALNFYLPSALMLYLYCRIFREIQTRQALGRVNFSSHDVPNDSCSEVERVQRHIHGSKNSQPHDIPTITTTAERSQFRSLTIVTPGRHDCSHFSGVTVSVEYLPEDSGQSSPTLNHQYPNQQSLQTQQQSQQQQQLLQQQQLRRQNTNRLSPHHNHIHCYQSTTRPHSSWDPSNDSNKWRCSWRLSSMSRTQGSGGGEGGITPGHASSSEASTNGTGKKRSMGCANSNAATAGRRMEGVNLAKERKAARQLGVIVGAFMACWVPYFTLFPIMALCDNCVPPQAHTATIWLGYLNSTLNPVLYPLCNHNFRRAFARMLRLPLRKPHNQANAHRVATITIGH; encoded by the exons ATGAACTTACAACCCTACTCCATAACAGAAATCGATACAACGCCTTTTAAGACGTACGACGAACTGAGCTCTAACAGTAGTCAGAAGGCAAGGGCTGGTAGCCATGGAATGATACCAAACTATGGAAGTTCTTCCAGTTCCGTCGGTTCTCGCATTCCAAGCAATAAAtgcacttcctcctcttcttctggtccCTGCAATCACACCACCGCGGACGTCTTCCCATCCAGCCACCATCCGACTAAGGGCCTCTTCCATCCGAAAGACGTCTCTTACTGGAACCCGGATATCAACCGTCCGTTCTGGAAACTCGATGTCGGTGCACCCGGCTGGAACGTCACGGACCATCGACCCTGGAACGGCGCCGGAAACGAAACAA ACAAACATTTTCCTGCTGGGGAAAACATTTCTCCAGTTGGGGAAAACATCGCTCACAGTAACGTGACTGTCACTGACGCAGGGGGCTTTGATGGGATTGATGAGTGGAGTACAGGGCTCTTGGCTGTTACCGGAATCTCTCTCTACACATTAGCCCTCTGCACAGCCGTTGGCAACGCTCTGGTCATTCACGCGATCAGAACGGAAAAGAGACTGCAGACG GTATCGAATTTGTTCATCATGAGTCTGGCAGCTGCTGACCTTACAGTTGGAGTGATTGTCATGCCTATATCAGCTGCCTATGCTATGATGG GTAACTGGAAACTGGGCTTGCCTGTATGTCAGTTCTGGCTAGCCGCCGACTACACTGCATCAACAGCTTCCATCTTCAACTTGGTGATTTTATCGCTGGACCGATATTGGTCCATAACAGCTCCTTTACGTTATttaagaagaagaacaagaagaagagcaTGGGTCATGATAGGAGCTTCTTGGGCGGCAGCAATGGCTTGGTTAGTTCCAGTGCTAGCATGGCATCATCTTGCACTGGACGGCATTCGTCATCAACCCGAACACGTCTGTGAAACAGAGTTCACCAACAATGTACCATTTAAAGCAGTCACCGCTGCACTCAACTTCTATCTTCCATCAGCTCTTATGCTGTACCTCTACTGCCGAATTTTCCGAGAAATACAAACACGGCAAGCTCTTGGGAGAGTTAATTTTTCCAGCCACGATGTACCAAACGACTCCTGCAGTGAGGTGGAACGAGTACAGAGACACATTCATGGTTCAAAGAATTCTCAGCCACATGATATCCCTACGATTACCACAACGGCTGAACGAAGTCAGTTTCGAAGTCTTACCATAGTCACTCCTGGAAGACATGACTGTTCTCATTTTTCAGGTGTGACAGTTAGTGTTGAGTATCTTCCAGAGGATTCTGGACAGAGTTCTCCAACTCTTAATCACCAGTATCCAAACCAGCAAAGTTTACAAACACAGCAACAGtctcagcaacagcagcaactaCTACAACAGCAGCAACTTCGACGTCAAAATACAAATAGGTTAAGTCCCCATCATAATCACATCCACTGCTATCAAAGTACTACAAGGCCTCATTCCTCATGGGATCCATCCAATGATTCCAATAAGTGGAGGTGTAGCTGGCGCCTTAGCAGTATGTCAAGAACAcaaggaagtggaggaggtgaaggaggtaTCACCCCAGGACATGCATCCTCCAGCGAAGCTAGCACCAATGGAACTGGCAAGAAAAGGTCTATGGGATGTGCAAACAGTAATGCAGCTACTGCTGGTCGTCGTATGGAAGGTGTGAACTTGGCCAAGGAGCGCAAAGCAGCACGTCAACTAGGAGTGATTGTAGGAGCATTTATGGCCTGCTGGGTTCCTTATTTCACACTGTTTCCCATCATGGCCCTCTGCGATAACTGTGTGCCTCCTCAAGCACACACAGCAACTATATGGTTGGGATACTTGAATTCTACTCTCAACCCAGTCCTATATCCTCTCTGCAACCACAACTTTCGAAGGGCATTTGCTAGAATGCTGCGACTTCCTTTGCGCAAACCTCACAACCAAGCAAATGCACACAGAGTGGCTACTATTACTATTGGTCACTGA